The following proteins are encoded in a genomic region of Tenacibaculum sp. 190524A05c:
- a CDS encoding phosphatidylserine decarboxylase, whose protein sequence is METLTPILTKKHEPVVSSLQEILAEDPAMAAALTASLNVAVAAAKKNLNSDLYNAINNEFKGNGWPTSISAYLDYLDLYVRMVPNERNDPEYPNAWKSNGEKNGYNQKVYDLLCQSYWLIDQKIPGTNTTMQSFEKFADWLVQFAVAWGKFLDTPASLTKESLHSFKYDRMYNFPLYAKNEDSWKTFNQFFYREFNDADPNTGISPLRPITAPNDNTVVVSPADCTYKQFYPIDQDGNVIGLEGDKKQLKLKGTHTIGTISDLLQDSPYVNDFNGGTFVHYFLSPFDYHRFHTPVSGEVKEIRPIDGKVYLNVELKPDGQWDAPDGAGDGYEFTQARGLIVVDAGPEVGKVAILPIGMCQVSGVKMYEDLLGENVVKGQEFGKFRFGGSDIIMLFQKPPRDIYMYKYSPGQEPIHFQYGQASVLFNK, encoded by the coding sequence ATGGAAACATTAACACCTATCTTAACAAAAAAACATGAGCCGGTAGTGTCTTCTTTACAAGAAATTCTTGCAGAAGATCCAGCAATGGCTGCTGCATTAACTGCATCTTTGAATGTTGCTGTTGCTGCTGCTAAGAAAAATTTAAACTCAGATTTGTACAATGCAATTAATAACGAGTTTAAAGGAAACGGATGGCCAACATCTATATCTGCGTATTTAGATTACTTAGATTTATACGTACGAATGGTTCCTAATGAGCGTAACGATCCTGAATACCCAAATGCTTGGAAAAGTAACGGAGAAAAAAACGGTTATAACCAAAAGGTATACGACTTACTTTGTCAATCATATTGGTTAATTGATCAAAAAATTCCAGGAACAAATACGACCATGCAAAGCTTTGAAAAATTCGCTGATTGGTTAGTTCAATTCGCTGTAGCTTGGGGTAAATTTTTAGATACTCCTGCTTCTTTAACTAAAGAGAGTTTACATTCTTTCAAGTATGATAGAATGTATAATTTCCCATTATATGCTAAGAATGAAGATTCTTGGAAAACATTCAATCAGTTTTTCTATAGAGAGTTTAATGACGCCGACCCTAATACTGGGATTAGTCCATTACGTCCTATTACCGCTCCAAATGACAACACAGTTGTGGTTTCGCCTGCAGACTGCACATACAAACAGTTTTATCCAATTGATCAAGATGGAAATGTAATTGGTCTTGAAGGAGATAAAAAACAACTTAAATTAAAAGGAACGCATACTATCGGAACTATAAGTGATTTATTACAGGATAGTCCGTATGTGAACGACTTTAATGGCGGAACTTTTGTTCACTATTTCTTAAGTCCGTTTGATTATCACCGTTTCCATACACCAGTAAGTGGAGAGGTTAAAGAAATAAGACCAATAGATGGAAAAGTTTACTTAAACGTAGAATTAAAACCAGACGGACAATGGGATGCTCCTGATGGTGCTGGAGATGGTTACGAGTTTACCCAAGCAAGAGGTTTAATTGTTGTAGATGCTGGACCAGAAGTTGGAAAAGTAGCAATTTTACCAATTGGTATGTGCCAAGTTTCTGGTGTAAAAATGTATGAAGATTTACTAGGAGAAAATGTAGTAAAAGGACAAGAGTTTGGTAAATTCAGATTCGGCGGATCTGATATTATCATGTTATTCCAAAAGCCACCAAGAGATATTTACATGTATAAATATAGTCCAGGTCAAGAACCAATTCACTTTCAATACGGACAAGCATCTGTGTTATTCAATAAGTAA
- a CDS encoding GLPGLI family protein, whose translation MKKIFFIITLLVANSVFAQNSTICGEIDYIQSTHFSKDFSRDFTLKFNNQNSIYSEANLNKTKEKIDQSDNDDGRKLSREISRSNLTPEFYYNDRSEFHFMEIWFDEELLVKEDSFQWIWTLKDEQKKIGGFTCQKASIEFRGRTYIAWFTKEIPVPYGPWKFNGLSGLILEVYDTDRVFHIVAKKVKIEKNPVCKITVDKSKFKSSLTIDQYRKRKVELIKEDLAKLSARLPKGYGPLKYDENCDDCREDVELFPKKAK comes from the coding sequence ATGAAAAAAATATTTTTTATAATTACACTTCTGGTTGCTAACTCTGTTTTCGCACAAAACTCAACGATTTGTGGTGAAATTGATTACATCCAATCTACACACTTCTCAAAAGATTTTTCAAGGGATTTTACACTAAAATTCAATAATCAAAATTCCATTTATAGCGAAGCTAATTTGAACAAAACCAAGGAAAAAATTGATCAATCAGATAATGATGATGGTCGTAAGCTATCTCGTGAAATATCAAGAAGTAATTTAACTCCTGAGTTTTATTACAATGATAGATCAGAATTTCATTTTATGGAAATTTGGTTCGATGAAGAGTTATTAGTAAAAGAAGACTCTTTTCAATGGATTTGGACCTTAAAAGATGAACAAAAGAAAATTGGAGGGTTTACGTGTCAAAAAGCATCAATAGAATTCAGAGGAAGAACATATATCGCTTGGTTTACAAAAGAAATACCTGTTCCTTATGGGCCTTGGAAATTTAATGGTTTATCTGGTTTAATTTTAGAAGTATATGATACAGATCGTGTGTTTCATATTGTAGCAAAAAAAGTAAAAATTGAAAAAAATCCAGTTTGCAAAATAACTGTTGATAAATCAAAGTTTAAATCATCATTAACAATTGATCAATATCGAAAACGTAAAGTTGAATTAATTAAAGAAGATCTTGCAAAATTATCTGCTAGACTTCCAAAAGGATATGGGCCATTAAAATATGATGAGAATTGTGATGATTGTAGAGAAGATGTTGAACTATTCCCTAAGAAGGCAAAGTAG
- a CDS encoding carboxypeptidase-like regulatory domain-containing protein, with the protein MMRIVMIVEKMLNYSLRRQSSRILLLFIVLSSSFSFSQTTIKGTVFNEQNKPIPFVNVFAKKDSLSSIINYSYSDNQGKFKITIKKEGSYDVHFSILGFETKIIKIDVTSSNVEVIKNITLQEKSFSLEEVIITADKAISVKKDTVVFSAKHFLTGEEQSVEDLLKKIPGISVDDSGTIKVGNQEIEKLMVDGDDFFEKGYKVLSKNMPTHPIEKIEVLNNFSNNKLLKNIEISDKVALNLTLKEKFKNVWFGNVDLHYGFGSENTYESRFNLASFGKKNKYFFIGNFNNIGYDAVGDIENLIQPFRSRDEPVTIGDNQRINNLLSLNPPFLSFKKSRTNFNNAELASLNAIFKPIKHLKIKSLAFFNWDETNFFQNGITTVNTTNSNFSNTEDYQLQNNKKVGFGKIDLTYDLSKTKMLEATTKFNSGTFNDNSNLVFNGNSTIENLDYQNTLFDQKINYTDKFKNNKVLLVTGRFIDEKTPQLYKINQFFYQDLFPSTTNANNSQQRSDVKMQFTGINAHVLDRKSNGDLLELQVGNEFTKEELTSQFSLFNNDLLIDQPVGYQNQTNYNVNNLYVKGKYRLKLNDVSITGNLNVHQLFNSLQTDNVRQNQSPFFINPSISLDWEINDNNKITSSFSRNTSNAKTQDVYSNFVLTGFRSFTKGTGSFNQLSSSNLVVNYQLGDWSDRFFANTFFIYNKNHDFFSTNTTIDQNFVQTEKILIQDREFLSINSTLDFYLKKLATNLKANISYSKSEFKNSINNGSLRTVRSNNYNYGLELRSGFKGIFNYHFGTKWTTSEIQTNINNVFTNNVSFLDASFVINSKFNFQLQSERYDFGNVDNNKAYYFLDFDMQYKLSEQKITLGLSAKNLLNTKEFNTFSINDIGSSSTTYRLLPRYAILKLGYQF; encoded by the coding sequence ATGATGAGAATTGTGATGATTGTAGAGAAGATGTTGAACTATTCCCTAAGAAGGCAAAGTAGTAGAATACTTTTATTATTTATTGTATTAAGCTCAAGTTTCTCTTTTTCTCAAACCACAATTAAAGGAACGGTTTTTAACGAACAAAACAAACCGATTCCTTTTGTAAATGTTTTTGCTAAAAAAGACAGTCTTTCTAGCATTATTAATTACTCCTACTCTGATAATCAAGGTAAATTCAAAATTACTATCAAGAAAGAAGGAAGTTATGATGTACATTTTTCAATTTTAGGTTTTGAAACTAAAATCATTAAAATTGATGTTACCTCGTCGAACGTAGAAGTTATAAAAAACATTACGTTACAAGAAAAATCCTTTTCTCTTGAAGAAGTTATAATTACTGCCGATAAGGCGATTTCAGTAAAAAAAGATACCGTTGTTTTTAGTGCAAAACATTTTTTAACTGGAGAAGAACAATCTGTTGAAGATTTACTTAAAAAAATCCCTGGAATTTCTGTTGACGATAGCGGAACCATAAAAGTTGGTAATCAAGAAATTGAAAAGCTAATGGTAGATGGTGATGATTTCTTTGAAAAAGGATACAAAGTATTATCTAAAAACATGCCTACGCATCCCATCGAAAAAATAGAAGTTCTCAATAATTTTTCGAACAATAAACTTCTTAAAAACATTGAAATAAGTGATAAAGTAGCTTTGAACTTAACACTTAAAGAAAAGTTTAAAAACGTTTGGTTCGGAAATGTAGATCTGCACTATGGTTTTGGCTCAGAAAACACGTATGAGTCGCGTTTTAACCTCGCGAGCTTTGGTAAAAAGAACAAATACTTTTTTATCGGGAATTTTAATAATATTGGTTACGATGCTGTTGGTGATATTGAAAACCTAATACAACCTTTTAGAAGCCGAGATGAGCCCGTTACAATAGGAGATAACCAACGCATAAACAATCTACTTAGTTTAAATCCTCCGTTCCTTAGTTTTAAGAAAAGCAGAACCAATTTTAACAATGCAGAATTAGCATCGTTAAACGCTATTTTCAAACCCATTAAACATCTAAAAATAAAATCTTTAGCATTCTTTAATTGGGATGAAACTAATTTTTTTCAAAATGGTATTACCACAGTTAACACCACAAATTCAAACTTTTCGAATACAGAAGATTATCAGCTTCAAAACAATAAAAAGGTAGGTTTTGGTAAAATTGATTTGACCTATGATTTGTCGAAAACAAAAATGTTAGAAGCAACAACAAAATTCAATAGTGGTACTTTTAATGACAATTCTAACTTAGTATTTAATGGTAATTCTACCATAGAAAATCTTGACTATCAAAACACGCTTTTCGATCAAAAAATAAATTACACCGACAAGTTCAAAAACAATAAAGTTCTGCTAGTTACAGGTAGATTTATAGATGAAAAAACACCTCAATTATATAAAATTAATCAGTTTTTTTATCAAGATTTATTTCCATCAACCACAAATGCGAACAATAGCCAACAACGAAGTGATGTTAAAATGCAATTCACTGGAATAAATGCGCATGTATTAGATCGAAAAAGTAACGGAGATTTATTGGAACTACAAGTTGGAAACGAATTTACCAAAGAAGAATTAACCTCTCAATTTTCTTTATTTAATAACGACTTACTTATTGATCAGCCAGTAGGATATCAAAACCAAACCAATTACAACGTAAACAACTTGTACGTAAAAGGTAAATATCGCTTAAAACTGAATGATGTTAGTATAACAGGAAACTTAAACGTTCATCAGCTCTTTAACAGCTTACAAACCGATAATGTTCGTCAAAATCAAAGTCCGTTTTTCATAAACCCAAGTATATCTTTAGATTGGGAAATAAATGATAACAATAAAATCACCTCTTCTTTCTCAAGGAATACAAGTAATGCCAAAACACAAGATGTGTATAGCAACTTTGTACTCACAGGGTTTCGTTCATTTACAAAAGGAACAGGAAGTTTTAATCAATTAAGTTCTTCAAATTTGGTTGTGAATTATCAACTTGGAGATTGGAGCGATCGTTTTTTTGCCAATACTTTCTTTATTTATAATAAAAATCATGATTTCTTCTCTACCAATACAACTATAGATCAAAACTTTGTACAAACTGAAAAAATTCTGATTCAAGATCGAGAGTTTTTAAGCATTAACTCGACATTAGATTTCTATTTAAAAAAGCTTGCTACGAATTTAAAAGCGAATATTAGCTATTCTAAAAGTGAATTTAAAAACAGTATTAACAATGGAAGTTTAAGAACAGTACGTTCTAACAATTACAACTATGGTTTAGAGCTTCGCTCTGGTTTTAAAGGTATTTTCAACTATCATTTTGGTACCAAATGGACCACTTCTGAAATTCAAACCAACATCAACAATGTATTTACCAACAATGTGAGTTTTTTAGATGCCTCTTTTGTTATAAACTCTAAATTCAATTTTCAACTGCAATCAGAGCGTTACGATTTCGGAAATGTAGATAATAACAAAGCCTATTACTTTCTTGATTTTGATATGCAATACAAACTAAGCGAGCAAAAAATTACCCTTGGTTTATCTGCTAAGAATTTATTGAACACAAAAGAGTTTAACACCTTTTCTATAAACGATATTGGAAGTTCGAGTACTACATATCGTTTACTTCCTCGTTATGCAATTTTAAAGCTTGGCTATCAATTTTAA
- a CDS encoding Shedu immune nuclease family protein produces MSEEFKGEKIERDLTTKQVWFYHDTEAGIKQISKEVFKKVDKLIHYPRGFEGREKYKFIKKFTYLGFGKKLPVGVVKATSYGYGFTKTLNPFSYFIDETYEIKEVIIEKKGKTELDVDNKLLYLNETSLQKLQNSFSDIYKKNRAEIDFVLQLTLNSIFPKVIDKPEKTYIENALASSLASWGNSINEFSDGDKKAIQDLFDKLSIGTDFLSKESLAKTKEIVDSKFIQKTIERFNELFALSTDGESLEKHWQVFLQENNWVFSSIFAQPIILYQREAYVGGKSLDNTNGKMNDFLIKNSLSDNVSFLEIKTHKTKLVENSSYRGEDVYSVSKDLSGSTAQVLNQRDNFQKEFYALKAKSRKNGNFETFNSKCIVLIGNLADLNEDQRYSFELSRSNSKDVEIITFDELKAKIESFQELLNEE; encoded by the coding sequence ATGTCAGAAGAATTTAAAGGTGAAAAAATAGAAAGAGATTTAACTACAAAACAAGTTTGGTTCTACCACGACACAGAAGCTGGCATAAAACAAATTTCCAAAGAAGTATTCAAAAAAGTTGACAAACTTATTCATTACCCAAGAGGCTTTGAAGGTAGAGAAAAATATAAGTTTATTAAAAAATTTACCTACTTAGGATTTGGGAAGAAACTACCTGTTGGAGTTGTCAAAGCTACTTCATATGGTTATGGTTTTACTAAAACTTTAAATCCATTTTCATACTTTATTGATGAAACATATGAAATTAAAGAAGTAATAATTGAAAAGAAAGGAAAAACTGAATTAGACGTTGATAATAAATTACTTTATTTAAATGAAACTAGCTTACAAAAATTACAAAATTCATTTAGTGATATTTATAAAAAAAATCGTGCTGAAATAGATTTTGTATTACAGTTAACTTTAAATAGTATTTTCCCAAAAGTAATTGACAAACCTGAAAAGACATATATAGAAAATGCTCTTGCTTCTTCCTTGGCAAGTTGGGGAAATTCTATTAATGAATTTTCAGATGGAGATAAAAAAGCTATCCAAGATTTATTTGACAAACTATCTATAGGAACAGACTTTTTAAGCAAAGAATCTTTGGCTAAAACAAAGGAAATTGTTGATAGTAAATTCATTCAAAAGACAATTGAACGATTTAATGAACTTTTTGCATTATCAACTGATGGAGAAAGTCTTGAAAAACATTGGCAAGTATTTCTACAAGAAAACAACTGGGTTTTTTCTTCAATATTCGCACAGCCAATTATTCTATATCAAAGAGAAGCTTATGTTGGAGGAAAAAGTCTTGACAATACAAATGGAAAAATGAATGATTTTCTAATTAAAAATAGTCTAAGTGATAATGTTTCTTTCTTGGAAATAAAGACTCATAAAACTAAACTTGTTGAGAATAGTTCTTACAGAGGAGAAGATGTTTATAGTGTTTCAAAAGACCTTTCTGGTTCGACTGCTCAAGTTCTAAATCAAAGGGATAATTTTCAAAAGGAATTTTATGCATTAAAGGCAAAAAGCAGGAAAAACGGAAATTTTGAAACCTTTAATTCTAAATGCATTGTATTAATTGGAAACTTGGCAGATTTGAATGAAGACCAAAGATATTCTTTTGAACTTTCTAGAAGCAATAGTAAGGATGTTGAAATTATAACCTTTGATGAATTAAAAGCAAAAATTGAGAGCTTTCAAGAATTATTAAATGAAGAATAA
- a CDS encoding ABC-F family ATP-binding cassette domain-containing protein, whose protein sequence is MNYLTVENISKAYGERVLFDDLSFGINKDQKIAFVAKNGSGKTSILNIVAGKDTPDSGQVISRKGIHIAYLSQEHDFDANKSIEETIFATENKILPIIQKYEQALQNPDDAEAYQAAFDLMDQHNAWDFETQYKQILSKLKLDKLQQKVGTLSGGQKKRLALAIILINKPDLLILDEPTNHLDLEMIEWLESFFAREKITLFMVTHDRYFLERVCNEIIELDNGQLYKYKGNYSYYLQNKEERKALEATNLSKAKSLYKKELDWMRRQPKARTTKSKSRIDDFFEIKAKAHQRRQEHEVQLEINMERLGSKIVELHKLKKSFDDKVILDGFEYVFKKGERIGIIGKNGTGKSSFLNLLTGQIPVDGGKIVVGETVKFGYYTQKGIKIKEGQKVIEVIKEFGEEIPLTKGRRISAAQLLERFLFDRKKQYDFVEKLSGGEQKRLYLCAVLIQNPNFLILDEPTNDLDVVTLNVLENFLLDYPGNLMVVSHDRYFMDKIVDSLFVFRGNGVVENFPGNYSDFRAYEDSKTPEPKIEKKEAVKREKTPQKGKLSYNEKREFGILEIDIEKLQKKKTDIEGQFANGSIAPEEINDKSIELQQIIEDLETKEERWFELSMKMEG, encoded by the coding sequence ATGAATTACCTTACTGTAGAAAACATATCAAAAGCTTACGGAGAACGCGTTTTATTTGATGACTTGTCTTTTGGAATTAATAAAGATCAAAAGATAGCTTTTGTAGCTAAAAACGGAAGTGGTAAAACATCAATATTAAATATTGTTGCCGGAAAAGACACTCCTGATTCTGGTCAGGTGATTAGCAGAAAAGGAATTCATATTGCATATTTATCTCAAGAGCATGATTTTGACGCAAACAAATCTATAGAGGAAACTATTTTTGCAACAGAGAATAAGATTCTTCCAATTATTCAAAAGTACGAACAAGCTTTGCAGAATCCAGATGACGCAGAAGCGTATCAAGCAGCGTTTGATTTAATGGATCAACACAATGCCTGGGATTTTGAAACGCAGTACAAACAAATTCTATCGAAATTAAAGCTTGATAAATTACAGCAAAAAGTAGGAACACTTTCTGGTGGACAGAAAAAGCGTTTGGCATTAGCGATTATCTTAATTAACAAACCTGATTTATTAATTCTTGATGAGCCAACCAACCACTTAGATTTAGAAATGATTGAGTGGTTAGAATCCTTTTTTGCTCGTGAAAAAATTACCTTGTTTATGGTAACGCACGACCGTTACTTTTTAGAGCGTGTGTGTAATGAAATTATTGAGTTAGATAACGGACAGTTATATAAATACAAAGGAAACTATTCGTATTACTTACAAAACAAAGAAGAACGAAAAGCTTTAGAGGCTACGAATCTTAGTAAAGCGAAGAGTTTATATAAAAAAGAATTGGATTGGATGCGTCGTCAACCAAAGGCACGAACGACCAAATCAAAATCTAGAATTGATGATTTCTTCGAAATCAAAGCCAAAGCACACCAACGCCGACAAGAACATGAAGTTCAGTTAGAAATTAACATGGAGCGTTTGGGTAGTAAGATTGTAGAATTACACAAACTGAAAAAATCCTTTGACGATAAAGTAATTTTAGATGGTTTTGAATATGTGTTTAAAAAAGGAGAACGCATTGGAATTATTGGTAAAAACGGAACCGGAAAATCATCATTCTTAAATTTACTAACTGGACAAATTCCTGTTGATGGCGGAAAAATTGTAGTAGGTGAAACGGTGAAGTTTGGGTATTACACCCAAAAAGGAATAAAGATCAAAGAAGGGCAGAAGGTAATTGAAGTGATTAAAGAATTTGGGGAAGAAATTCCATTAACCAAAGGAAGAAGGATTTCTGCTGCGCAATTACTAGAGCGTTTCTTGTTTGATCGTAAAAAACAATACGATTTTGTAGAGAAGTTAAGTGGAGGTGAGCAAAAGCGTTTGTATTTGTGTGCGGTGTTGATACAAAATCCGAACTTCTTGATTTTAGATGAGCCAACCAACGATTTAGATGTGGTAACGCTAAACGTATTAGAAAACTTCTTGTTGGATTATCCTGGGAATTTAATGGTGGTTTCTCACGACCGTTATTTTATGGATAAAATTGTGGATTCGTTGTTTGTATTTAGAGGAAATGGAGTAGTGGAGAACTTTCCTGGAAATTACTCTGATTTTAGAGCTTATGAAGATTCTAAAACTCCAGAACCTAAGATTGAGAAGAAAGAAGCTGTAAAACGCGAAAAAACACCTCAAAAAGGAAAGTTAAGCTATAACGAGAAGCGAGAGTTTGGAATTTTAGAAATTGACATTGAAAAACTCCAAAAAAAGAAAACCGATATAGAAGGACAATTTGCTAATGGTAGCATTGCTCCTGAAGAAATTAACGACAAATCTATAGAGCTCCAACAAATTATTGAAGACCTAGAAACTAAAGAAGAACGTTGGTTTGAGCTATCGATGAAAATGGAGGGGTGA
- a CDS encoding GEVED domain-containing protein — MKKITLALLLLSGVVFSQQKRTCHADEMIKEKFKNNPAAEEYMQQMEKYTQKKILELKNTQRKIVGDVYQIPVVVHVLYTNSSNNISNAQIQSQLDVLNADFRRTNSDANNKWSQAADTKIEFYLAEVDPNGNATTGITRKQVSKSTWNTSLGEGDDLKKSSQGGVDPWDTSEYLNMWVVDNIIRNTPTGTATILGFAQFPWDTDASTDGVVMADQYFGTTGTAQAPFDGGRTTTHEVGHYFGLRHIWGDGGCGVDDFVSDTPESDAPNYGCASGHTSCGSEDMIQNYMDYSDDSCMNLFTAGQRDRMHTYLEAGGARRALALSDKTNGGGSNPPASSCSSTISSFPYSQGFESGTGWTQASGDDGDWVRDSGGTPSSNTGPSTGAEGSFYMFLEASSNSSTGQIGSNATAILESPCFDLSGKSSATFAFENHMYGTNVGSLAVQALKDGESTWTSIWSDSGNKGNQWNAVSVNLSAYLGGKVKLRIVGTTGNGWSSDIAVDALSVTTGGGSTADTQAPTTPSNVQASSIAQTSATVSWSASSDNVGVTGYEIFQGSSSLGTVTGTSANITGLVAGTSYTISVRANDAAGNQSAAGSVSFTTESNTPAPVNYCASSSNRTQFEWIDNVELGGIANATGAGSGYSDFTAQVGTLAQGSTNSMVVSAGFSGTAYTEHWAVWIDFNQDGTFADSEKVVSGSSSSANNLSATVNVPANATLGQTRMRVSMKYNAAQTACETFADGEVEDYTINIVSSARVEGVTATTDRLGNEASIDLLAYPNPTTDFVQVKLNSKAELTSYRIVNTIGQTVQRGNLSNGTVNVSSLTQGMYLIEVTDGQKSFRTKLIKK; from the coding sequence ATGAAGAAAATTACTTTAGCATTGCTACTCCTTTCTGGTGTGGTATTTTCTCAGCAAAAACGTACTTGTCACGCTGACGAAATGATCAAAGAAAAATTTAAAAACAATCCTGCTGCAGAAGAGTATATGCAACAAATGGAGAAGTATACTCAAAAGAAGATTCTTGAATTAAAAAATACACAAAGAAAAATAGTAGGAGATGTATATCAAATTCCAGTAGTGGTGCATGTTTTATACACAAACTCTTCTAACAATATTAGTAATGCTCAGATTCAATCTCAATTAGATGTTTTAAACGCTGATTTCCGTAGAACAAATTCTGATGCGAACAATAAATGGTCTCAGGCGGCTGATACTAAAATCGAGTTTTACTTAGCAGAGGTTGATCCTAATGGAAATGCAACTACAGGTATTACTAGAAAACAAGTAAGTAAATCAACTTGGAATACTTCATTAGGTGAAGGAGACGATCTTAAAAAATCTTCTCAAGGTGGTGTTGATCCATGGGATACTTCAGAATATTTAAACATGTGGGTTGTTGATAATATTATTAGAAACACTCCAACTGGCACAGCAACAATTTTAGGATTTGCTCAGTTCCCTTGGGATACAGATGCATCAACTGATGGTGTTGTAATGGCAGATCAATATTTTGGTACAACAGGTACTGCTCAAGCTCCTTTTGATGGAGGTAGAACAACAACGCACGAAGTAGGACACTATTTTGGTTTACGTCACATTTGGGGTGACGGAGGTTGTGGTGTAGATGATTTTGTATCTGATACTCCAGAATCTGATGCACCAAACTATGGTTGTGCTTCTGGACATACTTCTTGTGGTTCTGAAGATATGATTCAAAACTATATGGATTACTCCGATGATTCTTGTATGAATTTATTCACAGCAGGACAAAGAGATAGAATGCATACCTATTTAGAAGCTGGTGGTGCAAGACGTGCTTTAGCTTTATCTGATAAAACTAATGGAGGAGGATCTAATCCACCTGCAAGTTCTTGTTCTTCAACAATTTCATCTTTCCCTTACAGTCAAGGATTTGAATCTGGAACAGGATGGACTCAAGCTTCTGGAGATGATGGAGATTGGGTAAGAGATAGTGGAGGAACTCCATCTAGCAACACAGGACCAAGTACTGGAGCAGAAGGATCTTTCTACATGTTCTTAGAAGCATCTTCAAACAGTAGTACAGGTCAAATTGGATCAAATGCAACTGCAATTTTAGAAAGCCCATGTTTTGACTTATCAGGAAAGTCTTCAGCAACATTTGCTTTCGAAAACCATATGTATGGAACTAATGTAGGATCGTTAGCGGTTCAAGCATTAAAAGATGGAGAATCAACTTGGACATCTATTTGGTCTGATTCAGGAAATAAAGGAAACCAATGGAATGCGGTTTCAGTAAACTTAAGCGCATACTTAGGTGGAAAAGTAAAATTAAGAATCGTTGGAACAACAGGAAACGGTTGGTCAAGTGATATCGCTGTTGATGCATTATCTGTAACAACAGGTGGAGGTTCAACTGCAGATACACAAGCACCTACAACTCCTTCAAATGTACAAGCTTCTAGCATTGCACAAACTAGTGCTACAGTAAGCTGGTCAGCTTCTTCGGATAACGTTGGTGTTACAGGATATGAAATTTTCCAAGGATCTTCTAGTTTAGGAACAGTTACAGGAACTTCTGCTAACATTACAGGATTAGTTGCTGGAACTTCATATACAATTTCAGTAAGAGCTAACGATGCTGCAGGAAACCAATCTGCTGCTGGTTCAGTTTCATTTACTACAGAAAGTAATACTCCAGCTCCAGTAAATTACTGTGCATCTAGCAGTAACAGAACTCAGTTTGAGTGGATTGATAATGTAGAATTAGGAGGAATTGCAAATGCAACAGGAGCAGGAAGCGGATATTCTGACTTTACAGCTCAAGTAGGAACATTAGCTCAAGGAAGTACAAACAGCATGGTTGTAAGTGCAGGTTTTAGCGGAACAGCTTATACAGAGCACTGGGCAGTTTGGATTGACTTTAACCAAGATGGAACATTTGCGGATAGTGAAAAAGTAGTTTCTGGATCTTCTTCTAGCGCAAACAACTTATCAGCTACTGTAAACGTACCAGCTAATGCAACTTTAGGTCAAACTAGAATGCGTGTTTCTATGAAGTATAACGCAGCTCAAACAGCTTGTGAAACTTTTGCTGATGGAGAAGTTGAAGACTATACAATTAACATCGTAAGCTCTGCTCGTGTAGAAGGTGTAACAGCTACTACAGATAGATTAGGAAACGAAGCTTCTATTGATTTATTAGCTTATCCTAACCCAACAACTGACTTTGTACAAGTGAAGTTGAACTCTAAGGCAGAATTAACATCATACAGAATTGTAAATACAATCGGGCAAACGGTTCAAAGAGGAAACCTAAGCAACGGAACAGTTAATGTTTCTAGCTTAACGCAAGGAATGTATTTGATTGAAGTGACTGATGGTCAGAAATCATTTAGAACAAAACTGATTAAGAAGTAA